From Serinicoccus profundi, the proteins below share one genomic window:
- the serC gene encoding 3-phosphoserine/phosphohydroxythreonine transaminase: protein MPVRVFNFSAGPATMPLEVLERAQSELTDWRGSGMSVMEMSHRSPEFVSIAAEAERRLRELLSVPQEYAVLFLQGGATGQFSGVPLNLAAPGATAAYLNTGSWSKKAITEGKKYVDVRVLADESASTYSTVPDQGSFEVPGDAAYLHYTLNETIGGVEFPYVPDAGPVPVVTDASSTILSRPLDVSRFGVIYAGAQKNLGPSGLCVVIVRRDLLDRARPDVPAALDWAAMTEADSMLNTPPTLAWYLVGLVLEWVEQQGGVEEMARRNQAKADLLYGAIDASDFYSNPVQKQARSWMNVPFLVPDPALEKPFVAAAAAAGLSGLSGHRSVGGMRASIYNAMPIEGVQALVDFMTDFEQQNG, encoded by the coding sequence GTGCCCGTGCGAGTCTTCAACTTCTCAGCCGGTCCAGCCACCATGCCGCTCGAGGTCCTCGAGCGAGCCCAGTCCGAGCTCACCGACTGGCGCGGGTCCGGGATGTCCGTCATGGAGATGTCCCACCGCAGCCCTGAGTTCGTCTCCATCGCCGCCGAGGCCGAGCGTCGCCTGCGCGAGCTGCTGTCGGTGCCGCAGGAGTATGCCGTCCTCTTCCTCCAGGGGGGTGCGACGGGGCAGTTCTCCGGCGTCCCGCTCAACCTCGCCGCCCCTGGCGCGACTGCGGCCTACCTCAACACCGGGTCGTGGTCGAAGAAGGCCATCACCGAGGGCAAGAAGTACGTCGACGTCCGGGTCCTCGCGGACGAGTCGGCGTCGACCTACTCCACCGTGCCGGACCAGGGGTCCTTCGAGGTCCCCGGCGACGCGGCCTACCTGCACTACACGCTCAACGAGACGATCGGTGGCGTCGAGTTCCCCTACGTCCCCGACGCCGGACCGGTGCCGGTCGTCACCGACGCGAGCTCGACGATCCTCTCCCGCCCGTTGGACGTCTCGCGCTTCGGCGTGATCTACGCCGGGGCGCAGAAGAACCTCGGCCCCTCCGGCCTGTGCGTGGTCATCGTGCGCCGCGACCTCCTCGACCGGGCCCGGCCGGACGTGCCCGCAGCCCTGGACTGGGCCGCGATGACCGAGGCCGACTCCATGCTCAACACCCCGCCCACCCTGGCGTGGTACCTCGTCGGACTCGTGCTGGAGTGGGTCGAGCAGCAGGGCGGTGTGGAGGAGATGGCCCGCCGCAACCAGGCCAAGGCCGACCTGCTCTACGGCGCGATCGACGCCTCGGACTTCTACTCCAACCCGGTGCAGAAGCAGGCCCGTTCCTGGATGAACGTCCCCTTCCTCGTGCCCGATCCCGCCCTGGAGAAGCCCTTCGTCGCGGCCGCGGCCGCTGCCGGGCTCTCCGGCCTGTCCGGGCACCGCAGCGTCGGCGGGATGCGCGCCAGCATCTACAACGCCATGCCGATCGAGGGCGTCCAGGCCCTCGTCGACTTCATGACCGACTTCGAGCAGCAGAACGGCTGA
- the rpmA gene encoding 50S ribosomal protein L27 has product MAHKKGASSTRNGRDSNAQRLGVKRFGGQIVGAGEIIVRQRGTHFHPGEGVGRGKDDTLFALVPGVVEFGAKRGRKTVNIVGEAATVDA; this is encoded by the coding sequence ATGGCACACAAGAAGGGTGCGTCCTCGACCCGCAACGGTCGCGACTCGAACGCCCAGCGCCTCGGCGTGAAGCGCTTCGGCGGCCAGATCGTCGGCGCCGGAGAGATCATCGTCCGCCAGCGCGGCACGCACTTCCACCCCGGTGAGGGCGTGGGTCGTGGCAAGGACGACACGCTGTTCGCGCTCGTCCCCGGTGTCGTGGAGTTCGGCGCCAAGCGGGGCCGCAAGACCGTCAACATCGTCGGCGAGGCCGCGACCGTCGACGCCTGA
- a CDS encoding glutamate-5-semialdehyde dehydrogenase: MSTIAPEVVDHVADVARAARRAARQLALLTRAEKDAALLALADALDAGAQQVVDANAEDLERGRSGGLPTNLLDRLTLDEDRVHAVADALRQVAALPDPVGEVVRGSTLANGLQIRQVRVPMGVVGMIYEARPNVTVDAAGLGLKSGNAVILRGGSAAASTNAALVSILRAGLEEQGIDPYAVNLLSEGGRDAARALMTARGLVDLVIPRGGASLIQTVVTESTVPVIETGIGNCHVYVDASADPDMAVSIVTNSKTHRTSVCNAAESLLVHRDAAERVLPGIMAELAAAGVTVHGDEQMRRYAESAGAAYEPVTEEDDDTEFLSLDISARVVDDLDAAIAHIQEHTSGHTEAIVTADRAGARRFTTEIDAAAVLVNASTRFTDGGEFGFGAEIGISTQKLHARGPMALPELTTTKWVVEGDGQVR; this comes from the coding sequence ATGAGCACCATCGCCCCCGAGGTCGTGGACCACGTCGCCGATGTCGCGCGCGCCGCCCGTCGCGCGGCCCGGCAGCTCGCCTTGCTGACGCGGGCCGAGAAGGACGCCGCCCTGCTCGCCCTCGCCGACGCGCTGGACGCCGGTGCGCAGCAGGTCGTCGACGCCAACGCCGAGGATCTCGAGCGCGGTCGGTCCGGCGGCTTGCCGACCAACCTGCTGGACCGCCTCACCCTGGACGAGGACCGGGTGCACGCCGTCGCCGACGCGCTGCGCCAGGTCGCCGCGCTGCCCGACCCCGTCGGGGAGGTCGTCCGCGGCTCGACGCTGGCCAACGGCCTCCAGATCCGCCAGGTCCGCGTGCCGATGGGCGTGGTGGGGATGATCTACGAAGCACGTCCCAACGTCACCGTGGACGCCGCCGGACTCGGGCTCAAGAGCGGCAACGCCGTCATCCTGCGGGGCGGCTCAGCAGCCGCATCGACCAACGCTGCCCTCGTCTCGATCCTGCGGGCCGGGCTGGAGGAGCAGGGGATCGACCCGTATGCCGTCAACCTGCTCTCCGAGGGTGGTCGCGACGCCGCGCGCGCCCTCATGACCGCCCGCGGGCTGGTCGACCTCGTCATCCCCCGCGGCGGCGCCAGCCTCATCCAGACCGTGGTCACCGAGTCCACCGTCCCGGTGATCGAGACCGGGATCGGCAACTGCCACGTCTACGTCGACGCCAGCGCCGACCCGGACATGGCCGTCTCGATCGTCACCAACTCCAAGACCCACCGGACCTCGGTGTGCAACGCCGCGGAGTCGCTGCTCGTCCACCGGGACGCCGCCGAGCGGGTGCTCCCCGGGATCATGGCCGAGCTCGCCGCGGCCGGGGTGACCGTCCACGGTGACGAGCAGATGCGTCGGTATGCCGAGTCCGCCGGAGCGGCGTACGAGCCGGTGACCGAGGAGGACGACGACACTGAGTTCCTCTCCCTCGATATCTCGGCCCGCGTCGTCGACGACCTCGACGCCGCCATCGCCCACATCCAGGAGCACACCAGCGGCCACACCGAGGCCATCGTCACGGCGGACCGGGCCGGCGCCCGGCGGTTCACCACCGAGATCGACGCGGCGGCGGTACTCGTCAACGCCTCGACCCGGTTCACCGACGGGGGCGAGTTCGGCTTCGGCGCCGAGATCGGCATCTCCACCCAGAAGCTGCACGCCCGGGGCCCGATGGCCCTGCCCGAGCTGACGACGACCAAGTGGGTCGTGGAGGGCGACGGGCAGGTCCGCTGA
- a CDS encoding phosphoglycerate dehydrogenase produces the protein MSTQTYPIQTLNAISPIGLQRLDRDVFDLGTDIAEPRGILLRSADLHAAPIPDSLYAVARAGAGTNNIPVDAMAARGIPVFNTPGANANAVKELVIAGMLLAARNLYHAADYTRSLVADQALSGKELDTQVEAGKKQFAGYELPGKTLGVIGLGAIGVLVANAAQSLGLKVLGYDPAITVERAWQLSPNVEQVTSVEELFARSDMITTHVPLIEATKGLVNAERIATMPVGGVVLNFARAGVVDEQAVLEALDSGHLHAYVNDFPSEAGAVHPKVIALPHLGASTSEAEDNCAVMAADQLADYLLHGNIRNSVNFPEVVMARTPGTTRLGIFNENKPNMIGQITAALADAGLNVAEFTNKSKGEVAYTLVDVEGEVRDELKDSILGIDGVIRARKID, from the coding sequence ATGAGCACCCAGACCTACCCCATCCAGACGCTCAACGCGATCTCCCCCATCGGCCTCCAGCGCCTCGACCGGGACGTCTTCGACCTCGGCACCGACATCGCCGAGCCGCGGGGCATCCTGCTCCGCTCGGCCGACCTGCACGCAGCCCCGATCCCGGACTCGCTGTATGCCGTCGCCCGCGCCGGCGCGGGCACCAACAACATCCCGGTGGACGCGATGGCGGCGCGGGGCATCCCCGTCTTCAACACCCCGGGCGCCAACGCCAACGCGGTGAAGGAGCTCGTCATCGCGGGCATGCTGCTCGCCGCGCGCAACCTCTACCACGCGGCCGACTACACCCGCAGCCTCGTCGCCGACCAGGCGCTCTCGGGCAAGGAGCTCGACACGCAGGTCGAGGCGGGCAAGAAGCAGTTCGCCGGCTACGAGCTGCCGGGCAAGACGCTCGGCGTCATCGGGCTGGGCGCCATCGGCGTCCTCGTCGCCAACGCCGCGCAGTCCCTGGGCCTCAAGGTCCTCGGCTACGACCCGGCGATCACTGTCGAGCGCGCCTGGCAGCTGTCGCCCAACGTCGAGCAGGTGACCAGCGTCGAGGAGCTCTTCGCGCGCTCCGACATGATCACGACGCACGTGCCCCTCATCGAGGCCACCAAGGGCCTGGTCAACGCCGAGCGGATCGCGACGATGCCGGTGGGTGGCGTGGTGCTCAACTTCGCCCGGGCCGGCGTCGTGGACGAGCAGGCGGTGCTGGAGGCCCTCGACTCGGGTCACCTGCACGCCTACGTCAACGACTTCCCCAGCGAGGCCGGTGCCGTGCACCCCAAGGTCATCGCCCTCCCCCACCTCGGCGCCTCGACCAGCGAGGCCGAGGACAACTGCGCGGTGATGGCCGCCGACCAGCTCGCGGACTACCTGCTGCACGGCAACATCCGCAACTCGGTCAACTTCCCCGAGGTGGTGATGGCCCGCACCCCGGGCACCACGCGGCTGGGCATCTTCAACGAGAACAAGCCCAACATGATCGGGCAGATCACCGCCGCCCTCGCCGACGCCGGCCTCAACGTGGCCGAGTTCACCAACAAGTCCAAGGGTGAGGTCGCCTACACCCTCGTCGATGTCGAGGGCGAGGTCCGCGACGAGCTCAAGGACTCCATCCTCGGGATCGACGGGGTCATCCGCGCCCGCAAGATCGACTGA
- a CDS encoding MFS transporter, translating to MLFADRGLSTTQISVLLAVWSASAFLLEVPSGAWADLLDRRRLLIASGLVYASAFGVWLAWPTFWGFLLGFVLWSLSDAMHSGTWEAYLFDQLRARGVNARYAQVKARSESVALLVMAGAIAAAAPLHQAGGYALVGALSLGVAVVHVGVALRLPPPVPHGIPPEEARADAHPTSPRVVTPPAEPATAEEVGHPKGSPGLRAWGRTLRAGLDLARARGPVRRVLVGYAAIVTLVGFDEYFPLVLAEDGSSVGRVALVMAGIVLLEALGTALSDRVAVLTGWRHAALVVTAGVLLGVGAWGAGWSGALALGIGYAVASSLYLADDARLQHSLAEDSRTRATVTSVASVAGELGFLVTLAAVGLLTLHHDLTSVMTWTVLALTLPAAALAWRLPAGAPPTTASDHPPAEDL from the coding sequence CTGCTCTTCGCCGACCGGGGTCTGAGCACGACCCAGATCTCGGTGCTGCTCGCCGTGTGGTCCGCGAGCGCCTTCCTGCTCGAGGTGCCCTCCGGCGCCTGGGCGGACCTGCTGGACCGGCGGCGACTGCTCATCGCCTCGGGCCTGGTCTACGCCTCGGCCTTCGGGGTGTGGCTGGCCTGGCCGACCTTCTGGGGCTTCCTGCTCGGCTTCGTCCTGTGGTCGTTGTCCGATGCGATGCACTCCGGCACGTGGGAGGCCTACCTCTTCGACCAGCTCCGGGCGCGTGGGGTCAACGCGCGGTATGCCCAGGTCAAGGCGCGGTCCGAGAGCGTGGCGCTGCTCGTGATGGCCGGCGCGATCGCGGCGGCCGCACCGCTGCACCAGGCGGGCGGCTACGCCCTCGTGGGAGCGCTCAGCCTGGGTGTCGCCGTCGTCCACGTCGGCGTAGCCCTGCGGCTCCCACCGCCCGTGCCGCACGGCATACCCCCGGAGGAGGCCCGCGCCGATGCCCATCCCACCTCGCCCCGCGTGGTGACACCGCCAGCCGAGCCGGCCACCGCCGAGGAGGTCGGCCACCCGAAGGGCTCGCCGGGCCTGCGCGCCTGGGGGCGCACCCTGCGCGCGGGCCTCGACCTGGCCCGGGCCCGGGGTCCGGTGCGACGGGTCCTGGTGGGATACGCCGCGATCGTCACCCTGGTCGGCTTCGACGAGTACTTCCCGCTCGTCCTCGCCGAGGATGGCTCCTCGGTCGGGCGGGTCGCGCTCGTCATGGCCGGGATCGTGCTGCTCGAGGCGCTCGGCACGGCCCTCAGCGACCGTGTGGCGGTGCTGACCGGCTGGCGGCACGCGGCACTGGTGGTGACGGCCGGAGTGCTGCTCGGCGTGGGTGCGTGGGGTGCGGGGTGGTCCGGCGCGCTCGCGCTGGGCATCGGGTATGCCGTGGCGAGCAGCCTCTACCTCGCCGACGACGCGCGCCTTCAGCACTCCCTGGCCGAGGACAGCCGGACCCGGGCGACGGTGACCTCGGTGGCGAGCGTCGCGGGCGAGCTCGGCTTCCTCGTCACGTTGGCGGCGGTGGGGCTGCTCACCCTGCACCACGACCTCACCTCGGTGATGACCTGGACCGTCCTGGCCCTCACCCTGCCGGCGGCGGCCCTCGCCTGGCGCCTTCCCGCGGGTGCGCCCCCCACCACCGCCTCGGACCACCCGCCCGCCGAGGACCTCTAG
- the proB gene encoding glutamate 5-kinase, producing the protein MGSTVDRSVIRDAHRMVIKVGSSSLTGPEGGLDGFRLQALATTLAKLALGGTQVVLVSSGAIAAGMEPLGLERRPKDLATQQAAASAGQGALMAAYTQAFTLHGVQVGQVLLTADDMHRRSHYVNASRTLERLLELEVVPIINENDTVATDEIRFGDNDRLAALVAHLVDADALVLLSDVDALYTGHPTRPGSARIPLVSGAEALAGVDVSRSGSGVGTGGMQTKVTAAQMAVGEGIPVLLTSAEQAHQALLGEDVGTLFTPVGTKSPARRRWLAHASSVTGRVMLDDGAVEAVVRRQTSLLPVGITRVEGRFSAGDTVDLCDPQGKVVARGLVGYDADDLGALVGRRLVRDSALRSGAPAPRPVVRRDDLVVL; encoded by the coding sequence ATGGGCTCGACCGTCGACCGCAGCGTCATCCGGGACGCGCACCGCATGGTCATCAAGGTCGGCTCCTCCTCGCTCACCGGCCCCGAGGGCGGCCTGGACGGCTTCCGGCTGCAGGCGCTGGCGACGACGCTGGCCAAGCTGGCCCTGGGCGGGACGCAGGTGGTGCTGGTCTCCTCCGGGGCGATCGCCGCGGGCATGGAGCCGCTGGGGCTGGAGCGCCGACCAAAGGACCTCGCCACCCAGCAGGCGGCCGCCAGCGCCGGTCAGGGCGCGCTCATGGCGGCCTACACCCAGGCCTTCACCCTGCACGGCGTGCAGGTGGGGCAGGTGCTGCTCACCGCCGACGACATGCACCGGCGCAGCCACTACGTCAACGCCTCCCGCACCCTCGAGCGCCTCCTGGAGCTGGAGGTCGTGCCGATCATCAACGAGAACGACACCGTCGCGACCGACGAGATCCGCTTCGGCGACAACGACCGGCTCGCGGCGCTGGTGGCCCACCTCGTCGACGCCGACGCGCTGGTGCTGCTGTCCGACGTCGACGCGCTCTACACCGGGCACCCCACCCGCCCCGGCTCGGCCCGCATCCCCCTCGTCTCGGGTGCCGAGGCGCTCGCCGGGGTCGACGTCTCCCGGTCCGGCTCCGGCGTGGGCACCGGGGGGATGCAGACCAAGGTCACCGCCGCGCAGATGGCCGTCGGTGAAGGGATCCCCGTGCTGCTCACCAGTGCCGAGCAGGCGCACCAGGCCCTGCTCGGCGAGGACGTCGGCACGCTCTTCACCCCGGTCGGCACCAAGAGCCCGGCCCGCAGGCGGTGGCTGGCCCACGCGAGCAGCGTCACCGGCCGGGTCATGCTCGACGACGGCGCCGTCGAGGCGGTCGTCCGGCGCCAGACCTCCCTGCTTCCCGTCGGGATCACCCGGGTGGAGGGCCGCTTCAGCGCCGGTGACACCGTCGACCTGTGCGACCCGCAGGGCAAGGTGGTCGCCCGCGGCCTCGTCGGCTACGACGCCGACGACCTCGGCGCCCTCGTCGGGCGCAGGCTGGTGCGCGACTCGGCGCTGCGCTCCGGCGCCCCCGCCCCCCGACCGGTCGTCCGCCGCGACGACCTCGTCGTGCTCTAG
- the obgE gene encoding GTPase ObgE: MANFVDRVVLHLRAGKGGHGVASVHREKFKPLGGPDGGNGGRGGDIVLRVDAQVTTLIDYHHGPHRTAPNGKPGEGDERNGAQGEDLVLAVPSGTVVTTRGGEVLADLVGDGTEFVAARGGRGGLGNKALASPRRKAPGFALLGEPGEESEVVLELKTLADVALIGFPSAGKSSLVSVMSAAKPKIADYPFTTLVPNLGVVTAGGERFTIADVPGLIPGASEGKGLGLQFLRHVERCHVLVHVIDCATLEPGRDPLTDLEVIEAELAAYVPHGELGGIPLAERVRVVVLNKADVPEARELAEMVQPDLEAQGYEVHVVSAVAHHGLKELTFALAGHVSRARAEHLEIEPARVVIRPKALDDQGFSVRREGGGEDEVFRVLGERPTRWVRQTDFANDEAVGYLADRLARLGVEEELLKAGAVAGSTVLIGPEDNAVVFDWEPTMAGGADVLGGRGTDLRLDDRSRPTRAEKREAFHDRKDAATAAREELDAERRAGYWTDDA; encoded by the coding sequence ATGGCCAACTTCGTCGACCGCGTCGTGCTCCACCTGCGGGCCGGCAAGGGCGGCCACGGCGTCGCCTCGGTGCACCGGGAGAAGTTCAAGCCCCTCGGCGGCCCGGACGGCGGCAACGGCGGACGCGGCGGTGACATCGTCCTGCGCGTCGACGCCCAGGTGACGACGCTCATCGACTATCACCACGGACCGCACCGCACCGCCCCCAACGGCAAACCCGGCGAGGGCGATGAGCGCAACGGCGCCCAGGGCGAGGACCTCGTGCTGGCCGTGCCCTCCGGCACCGTCGTCACGACCCGCGGGGGAGAGGTGCTCGCCGACCTGGTCGGTGACGGCACCGAGTTCGTCGCCGCCCGCGGCGGACGCGGCGGGCTCGGCAACAAGGCCCTCGCCTCACCGCGCCGCAAGGCCCCCGGCTTCGCGCTGCTCGGCGAGCCGGGCGAGGAGAGCGAGGTGGTCCTCGAGCTCAAGACGCTCGCCGACGTCGCCCTCATCGGTTTCCCCTCGGCCGGCAAGTCCTCCCTCGTCAGCGTCATGTCGGCGGCCAAGCCCAAGATCGCGGACTACCCCTTCACCACGCTGGTGCCCAACCTCGGTGTCGTCACCGCCGGCGGCGAGCGCTTCACGATCGCCGACGTCCCCGGGCTCATCCCGGGTGCCAGCGAGGGCAAGGGCCTCGGGTTGCAGTTCCTGCGGCACGTCGAGCGCTGCCACGTCCTCGTCCACGTCATCGACTGCGCCACCCTGGAGCCGGGTCGCGACCCCCTCACCGACCTCGAGGTCATCGAGGCCGAGCTGGCCGCCTACGTCCCGCACGGTGAGCTGGGCGGCATACCTCTGGCCGAGCGGGTGCGCGTCGTCGTGCTCAACAAGGCCGACGTCCCCGAGGCGCGCGAGCTCGCCGAGATGGTGCAGCCGGACCTCGAGGCGCAGGGGTATGAGGTGCACGTCGTCTCGGCGGTCGCTCACCACGGTCTCAAGGAGCTGACCTTCGCGCTGGCCGGGCACGTCTCCCGGGCGCGCGCCGAGCACCTCGAGATCGAGCCGGCCCGCGTGGTCATCCGCCCGAAGGCGCTGGACGACCAGGGCTTCTCCGTCCGCCGCGAGGGTGGCGGGGAGGACGAGGTCTTCCGCGTCCTGGGGGAGCGGCCCACGCGGTGGGTGCGCCAGACCGACTTCGCCAACGACGAGGCGGTCGGCTACCTCGCGGATCGTCTCGCGCGGCTGGGCGTCGAGGAGGAGCTGCTCAAGGCCGGTGCGGTCGCCGGGTCCACGGTCCTCATCGGTCCGGAGGACAACGCGGTCGTCTTCGACTGGGAGCCGACGATGGCCGGTGGCGCGGACGTCCTGGGCGGGCGCGGCACCGACCTGCGCCTGGACGACCGCTCCCGTCCCACGCGCGCCGAGAAGCGCGAGGCCTTCCACGACCGCAAGGACGCCGCCACCGCGGCCCGCGAGGAGCTGGACGCCGAGCGCCGCGCGGGCTACTGGACCGACGACGCCTGA
- a CDS encoding Rne/Rng family ribonuclease produces MSDERTSAEADETLTSTTEQGTGSTEQVPGPDTHDAPADETQEPEEEQEVEEPADEPAPAAPQPSFGLVFQAPDLTDLPKRRSRRATSASTAPAPAPEVEPETDDTQGPAASDDDGDDDGARGRRRRRRGGKGRRTRGEDGPEQEAEEQGGSETSDGATAQDKPQGSSRRRRGGGGKDSGSSRNEPQGGEAAQGQGEEPQAGGAESAKDADGDADSSSTTKRRRRRSRSGTERSAKDEVTSVKGSTRLEAKRQRRREGREAGRRRTIITEAEFLARRESVERVMVVRGLEDRTQIAVLEDGVPVEHYVSRSAQSTMVGNVYLGRVQNVLPSMEAAFVDIGKGRNAVLYAGEVNWDAAGLEGNQPKRIENALKSGESVLVQVTKDPIGHKGARLTSQVSLPGRYLVYVPGNSMTGISRKLPDTERSRLKKILKEVVPSDAGVIVRTAAEGASEAELRADVERLTAMWERIEAKAKTANAPSLLHGEPDMTVRVIRDVFNEDFAKLVVSGEKAWDEVKHYIDEVAPDLAERVEKATGTTDVFTTYRVHEAIAKAMDRKVWLPSGGSLVIDRTEAMTVVDVNTGKFTGSGGNLEETVTKNNIEAAEEIVRQLRLRDIGGIIVVDFIDMVLESNRDLVVRRLLECLGRDRTKHQVAEVTSLGLVQMTRKRVGSGLIEVFSETCVHCSGRGVVVQTEPVVRHAEESNGSGNGNGGGKRRGKGRGGNAASGNGGSEPKNVLPTPNPSGPTPAQIAAAAHAAALSAGATSEVADAAAGAAAGEVADAPVTTQPEVAAEPETAVVEQAEPAAAPAESVQAPAVPVVEEPAAPAPKRRRRGRVVAPAGPPVGEVETGSPTPDSSAEEPASGDDDATPAPSSA; encoded by the coding sequence GTGTCTGACGAGCGCACCTCCGCAGAAGCGGACGAGACCCTGACCTCGACCACCGAGCAGGGCACCGGCAGCACCGAGCAGGTGCCGGGGCCGGACACCCACGACGCCCCCGCCGACGAGACGCAGGAGCCCGAGGAGGAGCAGGAGGTCGAGGAGCCGGCGGACGAGCCCGCCCCCGCCGCCCCGCAGCCCTCCTTCGGTCTGGTCTTCCAGGCCCCCGACCTCACGGACCTGCCCAAGCGCCGGTCGCGGCGTGCGACGTCCGCCTCCACCGCGCCGGCTCCGGCCCCCGAGGTCGAGCCGGAGACCGACGACACCCAGGGCCCGGCGGCGTCTGACGACGACGGGGACGACGACGGTGCGCGTGGCCGGCGCCGGCGGCGCCGCGGCGGCAAGGGCCGCCGCACCCGCGGTGAGGACGGCCCCGAGCAGGAGGCCGAGGAGCAGGGCGGGTCGGAGACCTCCGACGGCGCCACGGCGCAGGACAAGCCGCAGGGCTCCTCGCGTCGACGTCGCGGTGGCGGCGGCAAGGACTCCGGCTCGAGCAGGAACGAGCCGCAGGGCGGGGAGGCCGCGCAGGGCCAGGGGGAGGAGCCCCAGGCCGGAGGCGCGGAGAGTGCGAAGGACGCCGACGGCGACGCGGACTCCTCGAGCACCACCAAGCGGCGGCGTCGCCGCTCCCGCAGCGGCACCGAGCGCTCGGCCAAGGACGAGGTCACCTCGGTCAAGGGGTCGACCCGCCTGGAGGCCAAGCGCCAGCGACGGCGGGAGGGCCGCGAGGCCGGACGTCGACGCACGATCATCACCGAGGCGGAGTTCCTCGCCCGCCGCGAGAGCGTCGAGCGGGTGATGGTGGTCCGTGGGCTCGAGGACCGCACCCAGATCGCGGTGCTGGAGGACGGCGTCCCCGTCGAGCACTACGTGTCCCGGTCGGCCCAGTCCACGATGGTGGGCAACGTCTACCTCGGGCGGGTCCAGAACGTCCTGCCGAGCATGGAGGCGGCCTTCGTCGACATCGGCAAGGGCCGCAACGCGGTGCTGTACGCCGGTGAGGTCAACTGGGACGCCGCGGGTCTGGAGGGCAACCAGCCCAAGCGCATCGAGAACGCCCTCAAGTCGGGGGAGTCGGTCCTCGTCCAGGTGACGAAGGACCCCATCGGTCACAAGGGTGCCCGGCTGACCTCGCAGGTCTCGCTGCCGGGCCGCTACCTCGTCTACGTCCCCGGCAACTCCATGACCGGCATCTCCCGCAAGCTCCCTGACACCGAGCGCAGCCGCCTCAAGAAGATCCTCAAGGAGGTCGTCCCCAGCGACGCCGGCGTCATCGTCCGCACCGCGGCCGAGGGAGCCTCGGAGGCCGAGTTGCGGGCGGACGTCGAGCGGCTCACCGCCATGTGGGAGCGGATCGAGGCCAAGGCGAAGACGGCCAACGCGCCCTCCCTCCTCCACGGGGAGCCGGACATGACGGTGCGGGTCATCCGGGACGTCTTCAACGAGGACTTCGCCAAGCTCGTGGTGTCCGGGGAGAAGGCCTGGGACGAGGTCAAGCACTACATCGACGAGGTCGCCCCGGACCTCGCCGAGCGGGTCGAGAAGGCCACCGGCACGACCGACGTCTTCACGACATACCGCGTCCACGAGGCCATCGCCAAGGCGATGGACCGCAAGGTGTGGCTGCCCTCGGGCGGATCGCTGGTCATCGACCGCACCGAGGCGATGACCGTCGTCGACGTCAACACCGGCAAGTTCACCGGCTCCGGGGGCAACCTCGAGGAGACGGTCACCAAGAACAACATCGAGGCGGCCGAGGAGATCGTGCGTCAGCTGCGGCTGCGCGACATCGGCGGCATCATCGTCGTCGACTTCATCGACATGGTCCTGGAGAGCAACCGTGACCTCGTCGTGCGTCGGCTCCTGGAGTGCCTGGGCCGTGACCGCACCAAGCACCAGGTGGCCGAGGTCACCTCGCTCGGGCTCGTCCAGATGACCCGCAAGCGGGTCGGCTCGGGCCTCATCGAGGTCTTCTCGGAGACGTGCGTGCACTGCTCCGGGCGCGGGGTCGTGGTGCAGACCGAGCCCGTCGTCCGCCACGCCGAGGAGAGCAACGGCAGCGGCAACGGGAATGGCGGCGGCAAGCGGCGCGGCAAGGGGCGCGGCGGCAACGCCGCCTCCGGCAACGGGGGCTCCGAGCCCAAGAACGTCCTGCCGACACCCAACCCCTCCGGCCCGACCCCGGCACAGATCGCCGCGGCGGCGCACGCCGCTGCCCTGAGCGCGGGAGCGACCTCTGAGGTCGCCGACGCGGCGGCCGGTGCCGCCGCGGGCGAGGTGGCCGACGCCCCGGTCACGACGCAGCCCGAGGTCGCCGCCGAGCCGGAGACGGCCGTCGTGGAGCAGGCCGAGCCGGCAGCGGCGCCCGCGGAGAGCGTCCAGGCGCCGGCGGTCCCGGTCGTCGAGGAGCCCGCTGCGCCGGCGCCCAAGCGTCGCCGTCGCGGACGCGTCGTCGCCCCGGCCGGGCCGCCCGTCGGCGAGGTCGAGACGGGGTCCCCGACCCCGGACAGCAGCGCCGAGGAGCCGGCCTCGGGCGATGACGACGCCACCCCGGCGCCTTCGTCGGCCTGA
- the rplU gene encoding 50S ribosomal protein L21 has translation MYAIVRAGGRQEKVSVGDVLTIDKVGGNPAAGDTVELAPVLLVDGTAVTTDADALGKAKVTAEIMGAVKGPKIVIQKYKNKTGYKKRQGHRQPLTQVKITAIDA, from the coding sequence GTGTACGCGATCGTCCGTGCTGGCGGCCGCCAGGAGAAGGTCTCCGTCGGCGACGTGCTGACCATCGACAAGGTCGGCGGCAACCCCGCGGCCGGTGACACCGTCGAGCTCGCTCCTGTGCTCCTGGTCGACGGCACCGCCGTGACCACCGACGCCGACGCCCTCGGCAAGGCCAAGGTCACCGCCGAGATCATGGGCGCCGTCAAGGGCCCCAAGATCGTCATCCAGAAGTACAAGAACAAGACCGGGTACAAGAAGCGGCAGGGCCACCGCCAGCCGCTCACCCAGGTCAAGATCACCGCGATCGACGCCTGA